One part of the Vitis riparia cultivar Riparia Gloire de Montpellier isolate 1030 chromosome 6, EGFV_Vit.rip_1.0, whole genome shotgun sequence genome encodes these proteins:
- the LOC117915745 gene encoding tRNA-splicing endonuclease subunit Sen2-1-like isoform X1 yields the protein MGPRWKGKGAEAKALAEPMSEIVSQLQSSLTRSDSQGLLSGCSVLLEAGAEQTELLNRSCFGRPVITAEKDKQWFQLSMEEAFYLFHSLGCLKIVGEDNHLKNDEELWQYMKSRRETFPDFYMAYSHLRIKNWVVRSGSQYGVDFVAYRHHPALVHSEYAVLVFSEENENANGRLRVWSDFDCTIRLCGSVAKTLLVIHINKNGHGATTPLCLKKYSVEERTITRWSAEQCREVQTPETSSKLHVCRAGSIGSSFRCNVF from the exons ATGGGGCCAAGATGGAAAGGGAAGGGCGCAGAGGCTAAGGCACTTGCAGAGCCCATGTCGGAGATAGTCTCACAGCTTCAGTCTTCTTTAACACGTTCAGATTCTCAAGGATTACTCTCAGGGTGCAGTGTACTTCTTGAAGCTGGAGCAGAACAAACTGAACTTCTTAATCGCTCATGTTTTGGTCGACCTGTTATTACAGCCGAGAAGGATAAGCAATGGTTTCAGTTGAGCATGGAGGAAGCATTTTACCTTTTCCATTCTCTAGGATGTCTCAAGATTGTTGGTGAAGATAATCATCTGAAGAATGACGAAGAACTATGGCAGTACATGAAATCTAGGAGAGAAACTTTCCCAGATTTTTACATGGCATATTCTCATCTTCGAATAAAAAATTGGGTTGTGAGGTCAGGATCACAGTATGGTGTGGACTTTGTTGCATACCGGCACCATCCTGCTCTTGTTCATTCTGAATATGCTGTGCTTGTCTTTtcagaagaaaatgagaatgcAAATGGACGATTGAGGGTGTGGTCTGATTTTGACTGTACAATTCGACTTTGTGGAAGTGTTGCGAAGACATTGTTAGTCATACACATCAATAAAAATGGTCATGGCGCCACCACTCCTTTGTGTTTAAAGAAATATAGTGTTGAAGAGCGCACGATCACAAGATGGAGCGCAGAGCAATGTCGTGAGGTTCAGACCCCTGAAACCAGTTCCAA GTTACATGTTTGCCGTGCCGGGAGCATCGGCTCCTCCTTCAGATGCAATGTTTTCTGA
- the LOC117915745 gene encoding tRNA-splicing endonuclease subunit Sen2-1-like isoform X2, producing the protein MGPRWKGKGAEAKALAEPMSEIVSQLQSSLTRSDSQGLLSGCSVLLEAGAEQTELLNRSCFGRPVITAEKDKQWFQLSMEEAFYLFHSLGCLKIVGEDNHLKNDEELWQYMKSRRETFPDFYMAYSHLRIKNWVVRSGSQYGVDFVAYRHHPALVHSEYAVLVFSEENENANGRLRVWSDFDCTIRLCGSVAKTLLVIHINKNGHGATTPLCLKKYSVEERTITRWSAEQCREVQTPETSSKCNVF; encoded by the exons ATGGGGCCAAGATGGAAAGGGAAGGGCGCAGAGGCTAAGGCACTTGCAGAGCCCATGTCGGAGATAGTCTCACAGCTTCAGTCTTCTTTAACACGTTCAGATTCTCAAGGATTACTCTCAGGGTGCAGTGTACTTCTTGAAGCTGGAGCAGAACAAACTGAACTTCTTAATCGCTCATGTTTTGGTCGACCTGTTATTACAGCCGAGAAGGATAAGCAATGGTTTCAGTTGAGCATGGAGGAAGCATTTTACCTTTTCCATTCTCTAGGATGTCTCAAGATTGTTGGTGAAGATAATCATCTGAAGAATGACGAAGAACTATGGCAGTACATGAAATCTAGGAGAGAAACTTTCCCAGATTTTTACATGGCATATTCTCATCTTCGAATAAAAAATTGGGTTGTGAGGTCAGGATCACAGTATGGTGTGGACTTTGTTGCATACCGGCACCATCCTGCTCTTGTTCATTCTGAATATGCTGTGCTTGTCTTTtcagaagaaaatgagaatgcAAATGGACGATTGAGGGTGTGGTCTGATTTTGACTGTACAATTCGACTTTGTGGAAGTGTTGCGAAGACATTGTTAGTCATACACATCAATAAAAATGGTCATGGCGCCACCACTCCTTTGTGTTTAAAGAAATATAGTGTTGAAGAGCGCACGATCACAAGATGGAGCGCAGAGCAATGTCGTGAGGTTCAGACCCCTGAAACCAGTTCCAA ATGCAATGTTTTCTGA
- the LOC117915745 gene encoding tRNA-splicing endonuclease subunit Sen2-1-like isoform X3, producing the protein MGPRWKGKGAEAKALAEPMSEIVSQLQSSLTRSDSQGLLSGCSVLLEAGAEQTELLNRSCFGRPVITAEKDKQWFQLSMEEAFYLFHSLGCLKIVGEDNHLKNDEELWQYMKSRRETFPDFYMAYSHLRIKNWVVRSGSQYGVDFVAYRHHPALVHSEYAVLVFSEENENANGRLRVWSDFDCTIRLCGSVAKTLLVIHINKNGHGATTPLCLKKYSVEERTITRWSAEQCREVQTPETSSK; encoded by the coding sequence ATGGGGCCAAGATGGAAAGGGAAGGGCGCAGAGGCTAAGGCACTTGCAGAGCCCATGTCGGAGATAGTCTCACAGCTTCAGTCTTCTTTAACACGTTCAGATTCTCAAGGATTACTCTCAGGGTGCAGTGTACTTCTTGAAGCTGGAGCAGAACAAACTGAACTTCTTAATCGCTCATGTTTTGGTCGACCTGTTATTACAGCCGAGAAGGATAAGCAATGGTTTCAGTTGAGCATGGAGGAAGCATTTTACCTTTTCCATTCTCTAGGATGTCTCAAGATTGTTGGTGAAGATAATCATCTGAAGAATGACGAAGAACTATGGCAGTACATGAAATCTAGGAGAGAAACTTTCCCAGATTTTTACATGGCATATTCTCATCTTCGAATAAAAAATTGGGTTGTGAGGTCAGGATCACAGTATGGTGTGGACTTTGTTGCATACCGGCACCATCCTGCTCTTGTTCATTCTGAATATGCTGTGCTTGTCTTTtcagaagaaaatgagaatgcAAATGGACGATTGAGGGTGTGGTCTGATTTTGACTGTACAATTCGACTTTGTGGAAGTGTTGCGAAGACATTGTTAGTCATACACATCAATAAAAATGGTCATGGCGCCACCACTCCTTTGTGTTTAAAGAAATATAGTGTTGAAGAGCGCACGATCACAAGATGGAGCGCAGAGCAATGTCGTGAGGTTCAGACCCCTGAAACCAGTTCCAAGTAA